The Oxyura jamaicensis isolate SHBP4307 breed ruddy duck unplaced genomic scaffold, BPBGC_Ojam_1.0 oxyUn_random_OJ72166, whole genome shotgun sequence genomic sequence CGTCTTCACCTTTGTTACCCTCCTGGGCAAGGCACGCCGCCGTGTAAACTCTGCTGACATCCTCCTGCTCAACCTGACCATCGctgacctcctcctcctcctcttcctccctttcaagatggcagaagcagctgctgacaTGACATGGCCCTTACCGATTGTCCTCTGCCCTGTGGCCAACTTCTGCTTCTACTCCAGCATCTATCTCAGCAGTCTCTTCTTGGCAGCACTCAGCGTTGAGCGCTATCTTGGTGTCGTCTTCCCCCTCCAGTTCAAGAACAGGCGGAGGCTGGGGCGGACAATGGCTGCCAGCGCCATCCTCTGGCTTTTGGCCTGTTCTCATTGCTCCATTGTCTTTGTGGCACAATATCATGATGATAGTAGTAGACAGTCCACAGTCTTGAAGCTTGGTAGCTTTGTGGACAACGGGTCTTGGGGCTTTAGACCAGATGGCTCCATGGTCAATGGGTCCAAGCTTGGTGGCTATGGGATGTCCAACCCTGATGGCTTCAACCCCAACAGCTTTAACCCCAGTGGCCCCAGAATCTCCAGCTCTGATGGCCCCATCTCTACTGGCTTCAGCCCAAGTAGCTCTGGACTCTCCAGTCCTGATGGCTTCAACCCCAAGGTCTTCAAGATCCACAACCCCAATGGCTCCATGGTCAATGGTTCCAAGACTTCCAATGGTGACATCTCCATCCCCAATGGCTTCAGGATCTCCAGTCCCAGTGGCCCCAAGACCTATAACTCCAAAGTCTTCACCAACAATGTCACAACCATCCCTGGCATCTCCACCTGGCATCTCGCTGATGTCTCCTGGACCTCCAACATCCACAGCACGGCTGTTCCCAACCATCTTGCTGCTTCTAGCAGCCACAATGATACCAATAGCAACAGTACCTACAAATGCTATGATGACTTCTcaaaggagcagctgagctttGTCCTCCCACTGCGGCTGGAGCTatttcttgttctcttcctCCTACCGTTTGCTGTTACTGTTTTCTGCTACATCAACTTTGTGCGGGCTCTCCTTGCCCGGCCTAATATCCCGCTGGAGAAGAAGCAACGGGCTGTGGGTTTGGCTGTGGCCACCATGGTCAATTTTGGGGTTTGCTTTGCACCCTACAACATCTCGCATGTGGTAGGCTTTGTGCTGCATGAGAGCCCAGCATGGAGGTCCTATATTTTGTTCCTCACCAGTCTCAATGCTGCTCTTGACCCTTTCATCTTCTACTTCTCCTCCACAGCTATACAGAGGGCTGTAGCTGGGGTGGTGGTGTCTGTGCGGGACAAGCTACGAGCCATGGTGGTCTGTTGTTATGGGGAGTGACCCCACGAGTACACCCTGCCCAGGATGTGGCTTGCTGACACACTGCTTtagggggtggggtggggggacacgACACAGACATGGACAGACAAAAGGCCTCACCATACGGGCTATGGATTTGATTGCATAAGGGCAAGTGGGGGTCTGGATTTGGGGGTGGGGTTGCACTTTGAAGGGCTTTGGAAAACTGTGATGTTTCCAATGTCCATGGTGTTATAGTCAGCTTGGACCAGTGGATCTGAGTCATGGCATAAATCAATGTCAGGTCATGGTGGTATCTGCAATGTCTTTAGGGCCATGCTGATGAGTTTGAAGTTGATGGTTTCTACACGTCTGTGATCTCCATGGGACCAAGGCCTCTTTGGTGCCATGAGGCCAAGGCCTCTGTGGGTTGGAGGGTCTACACCGATCCATGTGGACATCTTGATCTCTGACCTCTGTGGATTGCGGGCCTCTGTCCCTTGTGGCCCACAccatccccaccaccccccTGACTGCGCACCAAACGAGTCTGGAACTGCTGGACTGGCTGCAGAGCCATATGCTGGGCCCCATGGAGGTGGTGCCGGTGgccaccagcctgctgctgtaGGAGCAGATGGCAACGGCACTTGCTGTGGGTCCTGCACTGtctgcacccccccccccccccttgctgAGTACTTGGAGGGGTCAGGATGCAGAACAGAACAACAATAGCTCACCTGCAAGGAGAATAAATATGgagaaataactgaaatctgAGGCTTTGGCTCTGTCACAGaccctctcccccccaccccccaccccaaaaaaatattaattaaaaaaaaaacctctcatGTTCCTCCCTCCCTGATCCAGGGCATCCAACCCCCTGAATGTCTTACTGCCCCCCTCTAGAAGCCCCCTAATGTGTCTgtatccctccctccctcccccccccgaaACCCCTGTGACACCCTTGTCCCCCTCGGCAGCCCTATTTGTTCTCCACTCATGAGGGTCTTGGGGAGCTCTGGGTGGTCCTGAGGGGCTGTGGGAGAACATTCAGGAGTCTGGGGTCCATTTGTGTCCTGATGGGTTCTGAGGGGGTTGTAGGGgcagtgtgtgtttgtggggggcactgggaggatTTGGGGGGTATTGGGCAGCTCTAGGGGGTGGAGGAGAATGGGGTGACACTCAACACATTAACAGAAAGTCAATCTAAGTGCAAGGAAATAGTAATGTTTACCTTTATCTGTTATTTAAGTGTCCATATTGCTGTTATTGATTCCTCCATACTTGTTGGTAACATCTCAGTaccttcctgctgctgtctaGAGCCTTCCAGAAGCATCTAGGGCACACTGGGAGGCCTCTGCAGTGTTCTAGAGAGCATTTTGGGTCTTGGAAGACCTCTAGAGTACACTAGATGACACTAGAGTACTGTGTAAAGCTACCAGTATACTCTGAATACTGTCTAGAGACCCCAGTACCTTCCAAGA encodes the following:
- the LOC118159816 gene encoding free fatty acid receptor 3-like isoform X1, coding for MLIFIAYVLTFIVGLPANVFTFVTLLGKARRRVNSADILLLNLTIADLLLLLFLPFKMAEAAADMTWPLPIVLCPVANFCFYSSIYLSSLFLAALSVERYLGVVFPLQFKNRRRLGRTMAASAILWLLACSHCSIVFVAQYHDDSSRQSTVLKLGSFVDNGSWGFRPDGSMVNGSKLGGYGMSNPDGFNPNSFNPSGPRISSSDGPISTGFSPSSSGLSSPDGFNPKVFKIHNPNGSMVNGSKTSNGDISIPNGFRISSPSGPKTYNSKVFTNNVTTIPGISTWHLADVSWTSNIHSTAVPNHLAASSSHNDTNSNSTYKCYDDFSKEQLSFVLPLRLELFLVLFLLPFAVTVFCYINFVRALLARPNIPLEKKQRAVGLAVATMVNFGVCFAPYNISHVVGFVLHESPAWRSYILFLTSLNAALDPFIFYFSSTAIQRAVAGVVVSVRDKLRAMVVCCYGE
- the LOC118159816 gene encoding free fatty acid receptor 3-like isoform X2 yields the protein MAEAAADMTWPLPIVLCPVANFCFYSSIYLSSLFLAALSVERYLGVVFPLQFKNRRRLGRTMAASAILWLLACSHCSIVFVAQYHDDSSRQSTVLKLGSFVDNGSWGFRPDGSMVNGSKLGGYGMSNPDGFNPNSFNPSGPRISSSDGPISTGFSPSSSGLSSPDGFNPKVFKIHNPNGSMVNGSKTSNGDISIPNGFRISSPSGPKTYNSKVFTNNVTTIPGISTWHLADVSWTSNIHSTAVPNHLAASSSHNDTNSNSTYKCYDDFSKEQLSFVLPLRLELFLVLFLLPFAVTVFCYINFVRALLARPNIPLEKKQRAVGLAVATMVNFGVCFAPYNISHVVGFVLHESPAWRSYILFLTSLNAALDPFIFYFSSTAIQRAVAGVVVSVRDKLRAMVVCCYGE